In the Panthera leo isolate Ple1 chromosome C2, P.leo_Ple1_pat1.1, whole genome shotgun sequence genome, AGGccagcctccccaccctcttTCCACTTGCCTTAATCCAGTTCTGTTGTTGCCCTACTACACTAAATCTTCTGGGGGCCCCCAGCATTATTCCAGGCGCATAGAAGTGCTCTTGGTTGgttgatgaatgaagaaatagaagagctgcctttttttttttttttttttttctttttttttttttctttttcctgcaggACGGAATACTGTAGTCACCAAATGTCCCCACTGGCTAACCCCGGGCCCTGGAGCACAGAGGTCACACAAAGACAGCTTACCCCACCCAGGGAGAGCAGGTGTGTAACCTCCCAGTGTCTCCAGtgtgtttctcttctcttgggtCATGGCCTGGTAGGGCAGCTGCCCTGTCACCTGCTGTGACTGGAAGCTTAGAGAGGCGATGGTTTGGGAGAGGAGTCCTGACTGGTCAGGGCTGTACTGCAGTTCTCTTTTCTAAGGTGCAGACTGGATACTGTCCAAGTATATGCTTGAGATGGAGCTGTGGGTAATTTCATGCTTTCAGTAGCTTAATTAGTCATTGCTCTGCAGTGCACGTTGAGGTCACAGGTCAAATGCTCAGGAAGTCTATTGTGTGGCCAGGGAGTTCGTTCTGATGACCTGTCATGCTTTAAACAGGCTGACCTTTCGCCTGAAGGATTACCCAAACTTTGCtctgcaataaaaaaagaatgcctgcaggagggaagagaatttttaaagcacaatGATCAAAGATTTGTCGGCAGCTTTATAACACTAAACCCTCTGTTGCCGTGCTTTAAAATTAGGAATTTTAAAACCCAGGGAAAGGTCAATTGAGGGCTAATGCCAGTTCTCAATGAAAATTGAATTGGTTGTTACAAATTTAGCACCGTAAAGGCAAACAGTGACTCACTGGCCGATTCAAACACGTGTTCTCTGGGAAGCATGGCCCCACGTCTGCCCTGTGATCCCCGCATCGTGGCACCTCGGTTCTGTGTGCCGCCCGCAACTCCCCGCGGAGCAGTCGAGCGCAAATGCAGGACCGCCACCCTGGCAGGTGCGGAATGCGGTCAGCAAGGCATCAAGGCATCGTTGCCACCCAGCCCTCGCTCTCTGTGAAGCCAGGTCCGATTTAGAAGACAGCGTTAAAGGGAACTTGATTAAATTATGAGACCTTCAAGTTGGACGCTGGTAAATTCCTCCAGGCAGTTTCGGTTGCCTCCGCTCTCCCTTAACCCCCTCCCAGTCTCTGCGCCCATCCGGCCGTGCTCTTCCGCGGCTGTAGCCCAGGCCAAGCGCTGTCGCCGAGCCCTCCACCCTCCCCGGACGGCCACCCCCAGGCCAGGGGGCGGCGCTGCGGCGGCGCGGGGAGGGCCGCGGGGGCGGGGACGCCGGGCGGGGGCGGTGCGGCCGGGAGCGCGGGGAGCCGAGCGGCGGGCACCGGGGCGGCATGGCGTGGCCCTGCATCAGCCGCCTCTGCTGCCTGGCGCGGCGCTGGAACCAGCTGGACCGCTCCGACGTGGCGGTGCCGCTGACCCTGCACAACTACTCGGACCTTGAGAGCGAGGAGCCGGGCCCGGGCGGCGGCGCCGCGCGCAGGGGCCCGTCCCCTGCAGGCGCCCGGGACCCTGGCCGGGACGTGCCACTCACTCAGTACCAGCGGGACTTCGGTGTGTGGACGCCCGCGGGGCCCAGGGATGCGCCGCAGGGGCGGGGGCCCGGTGCGAGCGGCCGTAGGAGCAAGACCCCCACGGCCCCCAGCCGGGGCGTCTACGTGCTCCCCATCGGCGACGCGGACGCGGCTGCAGCGGTGACCACGTCGTACAGGTATGGGGCTGCAGGCAGGGGAGTGCTTGGAGTCGGGACCTGGCGGTGGGAGGAAACAAGCCGAGAGCCTTGAGGACCAcgttgggtgggagggaggaggcgcCTGGAGCCCCCATCGCACACCACTCCGGGAGGCGGCCTCGGAGGCCATCCCCTTTGGTCCCAGAGCACGGGAGGCGTCGCCTTTGCTGCTCCCTGACCAGCCTGAGTGAATGAGCGAGCATCTCTGCTgacagggagctcactacctCGCTCACAGCCCGCTCTCCTCTCGGGCAGCCCTGTCAGAAATACCTGCCTTTGACTGAGTTAAAATCTGCTTTAAGTTTCACCAAGTGGGCCTAACCATAGGCAGGGGGCATGCAGGCCAACTGCGTGAGCTCCCTCTGGCCAGTGTACTGTGGACTTTCTGGTGGTGAGGACCACACGGAGCTCCCAGTAGGTGGTCCCCGGGATCTCATTGAGTGCCCGAGAGCCAGTGACTTGGCCTTCGCTGAGGACAGATCTGTGggtccaccctgcccccaccttaGCTCTGCCCCTGGACAACTGAGggcttccttttttctcttatttcaaaaGTAACATAAACTCACCatagaaaaattggaaattataGACATTACAAGTTAACATTCCCTTAATCCTACCCAAACTGGTAGTTCTTTCTAATCCTTAACGTTTGAGTGTATATCCATTTGTAATTCTTCTATGGTTAGATCCTTACTGTACACATTTTTCCATCTATTTTGGGTGTCTGTGCATGTTACTAGATGTTCTTTTACAACGTGAATTTAATCAATGTGCAGTATCTTATCCTAGGGATATACTATCCACACATTGATATGTCCAGTTATTAATCTGCTGTTGTATCATTGAATATTTGGGATGTTTCTAATTTGGGACCATAAAAACCCTTTCTTTGATCCAGTACTTCATTTCCAGGAGTTTTCCATACAAGTATCCTTGAAGGTGGGGTGGGAGCTAAGGAGTATAAGGTATGTTGCAACATTGTACCCCGGAAGATAGAAACAGTCCCACTGCCCTACTGATGTAGGGGCTGGTTAATTATAGTCCAGAGGATGGGCTACTGGGAGGCCTAGAATGTACTGATAGCAGAAGATCTTGGATGGGtatgtgtcaaaaaaaaaaaacaaaaacaaaaacaaacaaacaaacaaacaaaaaacccaaaaaacaaaacaaaacaaaaaaaacccagagtagTGTGcttcttatttgtgtttttaaaaagggtattGATATACACTTATCTGCTCAAGTAAGCATAGGTTATCTCTGGATGGATATGTGAAAAAACAGGAAtctttggggagagacagagtggggagaaggaagggatgtTGCCAGGGGTGGAAGCGCACTGAGTGACTTCATTCTCTGaagaactgtttatttttaaacatgtacacatactaccttttaaaaaagttttttagaggaaaaaataacttcTGTGATAAGCATCCTTATAGCTGTCTTTACTCTTATCAATTTCATTAGTATAAACAGAATTAAAGGGACAAAAAGGTATGAACTTTCTCCCTTAGTCTGTTGttgattttgagagggagacagagcgagtggtggagaggcagagaggaagagagagaatcccaagcaggctccatgctgtcagcacagagcctgatgcgcggcttgaacccacaaactgagatcatgacctgagctgatgccaagagccaggcacttaaccgactgagccatccaggcaccccagttttattatttttaaaatcaaaggtgTTAAGGTAGAATTTCCATACAGTAATTTTCAAGATATGTAGAACATTCTATCTCCCCAGAGGTTCCTTCCTGGGCGTGCAGTTTTTCGGGAACTTCATAGGGGAATGGTAGTTGCAGGATGGGTCTTTCATTCACTGATGCATGCTCTAGCCAAGCTGCCAAAATTCACAGGGGAATGTCAGGGCAAACACGGAGTCCAGCTCAGGCCCTAGCCAGGTTGTGGATGGTTCTgactgctgtgtgccaggcccggCTGTAGGGGCCTGGATGGTGAGAGGTCTGGAAGGCCAGAGGGCCTGGGTGTGCACCCCTTCAAATGGCTGATGTTCCAGACCTGGAGCAGGACCCGGGGCAGAGCCCGTGGGGAGCTAGCTTCAGCTCAGGGAAAGGAAGAGCTTTCTAATAATTCGCATGGAAGGAGGGTGGTGTGAACCGCCTCAGGTGTGCTGAGCTCCTCCTCACTGGGAATGTTCAGGCAAAGATTGGGCTTTTAGAAGCGGCCCCTCACTTGTCTTAAGCAGATGGTGGGTTTGGACGTCTTGCTGGGTCTTCCCAGCTCCAGTAACGCCAAAGGTACCAGTCGTTATTCTCTGCTTAGCACGTACCAGGCACCAGGCTCAGGACCTCCTCCCATAGATTATCTCCCCAAGACCTCACTCCCCAGATGTTGCCGCCTCTGAGCCCCTTAGTTTCTTGAGGTGTCCTGCAGTGGTGGAAAGGTACTGCCCGGAGTTGGGACTCATTGGAGCTCTGGTTTCCTGGGGTATACACTTGGCGGGTCACTTggtctctctgaccctttccttgtttgtaaaacagaaatagcCAGAGCTTGGCTCCCTAGGCCCCCATATCCCAACTCTGGCCAAGACCCACGACCACTGCTGAACTTGGTTTCCCCAACACCATGCCAGCTGACCTCTGGGACCCCTCACCTCCCCACTCTAGGGCTTGACGTGTGCAACTCCATCCTGACTCTTCCTCGTAAGATGCATGTTATCTGAGCAAACGGTTTGAGGAAATTCAGTAGGAAAAGTAACAGATCCAGGGAATCCAAAATACCAGAATATTTGTGGCCACTCACCAGCCCCTGCTGCTCCTGTGAAAGCTATCTGCTTCACTTGCTTGGTCAGATGGGTGCAGGGGATCTTGCTCTCACAACCAGCCTGGGTCTCTCCTGAGAAGTTCCCAGAGCCTCCCCTCTGGAATTCTCTAGGTGCCATTGGCACCTTTGGCCCAGGTTCTAGCTCCACCCACTCCAGAAGACCTCTTTCCTCAGTCATCCTCCTTTATCCTTTCTCGGTGAGTCAAAGGGCCAACCACTGAAGTGCCCAGCACGAAGGTTCATCATAACCTTGTACACGTGGATCAGTAGCCTTTttcatgaggaaactgaggatcagaggaACGAATGGCCTTGAAGCCCTGTTGGGCTGAGAACTCAGGGCTCTCGGTGTTGCCACAGGTGGCCCCTGACCCTCAATGGGACAGCCACCCCCAGGGTCCAGCTGAGGCCCAAACGAGCTGGATGGGAACGGAGCCTGGTCAGGGGAGGCGCATGGTTTATGTGGCTGTGTTCTTATTCTTTGCCAGAGCCAtttctgcctgccttctttcccagGCAGTCACCCGGTTTCTGAGGTCCCTTCTCCATCCCACTGCAGTCTTTTCTCACTGGTCTCCAGCACCAGCCTTGCCCCAGGAGCAGCCATGGGCATCACTCTCACTCCTGGCTCTGGTCACTTTCCATGTTGGGACCCCTGCAGCCACCGTGGGGTGGCAGGCTTAGGCTGCCAGGCCCAAGGCTCAGCTCAGTTTGGGGACAGAAGGGCACGCCCAGGGGAGGACCCGTTTCCGCAGGAGAAACAGAATGGCAGATGGCTCAGGCAGCTGGTCTTTGGAACCTTGCAGCTTCAGAAGCCAAAGTGATGTGATAGGACCCTGGCCCCACTTGCCTCCTGGCACCCCCAAGTGCTGACTGTGGCCAGGCGCAGCTGCTCCCTCCATGAGCGGCCTGCCCAGTGGTGCCCAGCTGTGCCACTGCCACCAAGGAGAAGAGGCAGCTTTGTTGACTTCTGGGCCTGAAACCCAGCCAGGGCTGTGGGTGGGATGAGACAAGAATGGACCCAGCCCACATATGGGTGCTGCCCCTGGCCAGCTGGACTCTCTCCTATAGAACATTGCCTTGGCCAGGTGTGCCTATGGACACAGGAGGTCTCTGCCTTCTTGAGCTTTCTAGCAGGGGAGCTGATAGAATTAAAGGAAAGAGGGCTTTTTTGTGTGCGGAGGAATTGAGGAATTAA is a window encoding:
- the MAP6D1 gene encoding MAP6 domain-containing protein 1 — its product is MAWPCISRLCCLARRWNQLDRSDVAVPLTLHNYSDLESEEPGPGGGAARRGPSPAGARDPGRDVPLTQYQRDFGVWTPAGPRDAPQGRGPGASGRRSKTPTAPSRGVYVLPIGDADAAAAVTTSYRQEFQAWTGVKPSRSTKAKPATVLTTHSSGWDGSPGVSFQATEGRKKFTPNPSAIFHAPAPRILNV